ACCGCTGCAGGTCCTCAAATGAATACCCTGATGCCCACCGAACCGGAACTCCACGCCTACGTCGACGGAGAACTGGATGCGACACGGCGTGCGCAGATCGACGCACTGGTCGCCAGCCATCCGGAGCTGGCGCGCGACGTGGAGCAGATCCGTCAGGACATGCAGCGCCTGCGCGCCAGCATGGAACCGCCGCCGCCCGACACGCCGGCCAGGCTCGACCCGTTCCGCATCCGCCGCGGCCTGCGCGACCGCCTGCGGCACCGCGCAGCCATCGCCGCATCGCTGGTGATGGCGCTGGCGGTTGGCGGCATGGGCGGCTGGCAGACGCGCGAGATCGCGCTGCGCCAGAGCTATCCGCCGATGGCCGATGCCATGTCGGCCTATCGCCTGTTCGCGGTCAGCGCCACGCCGCAGATGGTCGACGTGAAGGTCGATGCCGGGGCCAACGATGCGCGCGAGCTTCAGGCATGGCTGAATCGCCATTTTGTGCAGCCGGCGCAGTTGCCAGATTTTTCGACCTACGGATTCCGCCCCGTGGGCGGACGCCTGATGTCGACCGAGCAGGGCCCGGCCGCGATGATCCTGTACCAGAACCCGCAGATGCAGGCGATTGTTTACTACGTGCGTCCGCAGGGTGACCTGCGTCTGCGTAACGGCTCGCGCACCGAGGGCAACCTGATGGCGCAGTACTGGCGCAATGGCCGCTACCTGTATGCCGTGGTAAGTCCCACCGACAACCCGGCCGCGCTGCCCGTGCAGCGTGCCGTTGCGCCGGGCGATACCTGATAAGCGCCGACGCGACCGTTCACCGACGGCGCTTAATCTAAGGGATTACCCCGCGTGGCGCATGAATCGCCTCC
This region of Cupriavidus sp. EM10 genomic DNA includes:
- a CDS encoding anti-sigma factor, producing the protein MNTLMPTEPELHAYVDGELDATRRAQIDALVASHPELARDVEQIRQDMQRLRASMEPPPPDTPARLDPFRIRRGLRDRLRHRAAIAASLVMALAVGGMGGWQTREIALRQSYPPMADAMSAYRLFAVSATPQMVDVKVDAGANDARELQAWLNRHFVQPAQLPDFSTYGFRPVGGRLMSTEQGPAAMILYQNPQMQAIVYYVRPQGDLRLRNGSRTEGNLMAQYWRNGRYLYAVVSPTDNPAALPVQRAVAPGDT